The Arthrobacter burdickii genomic interval CCTCGACCGCCACCGCCAGGCAGCCCTCGAGGAGATCCGCTCGCCGCTGGCCGCGGCGACGGGCCGTCCGGTCACGTTCGGCTGGGGTCCGCGCTTCCTGCACTCCACCGGCCAGTACCACAAGGGCGGCTCGCCCATCGGCTCGTACCTGCAGCTGACCGGGGCGACCAGCGCCGACCTGGCCATTCCGGACCGGCCCTTCACCTTCGGGGAACTCATCTCAGCGCAGGCCGCAGGGGACGCACAGGTCCTGGCCGACCATGGACGCCCCGTCCTCCGCCTGCACCTCACGGAACGCGCAGCGGGTGTCGAGCAGCTGCGCAATGTCATCTCCTCCCTTGCCGCGTCCGGCCGGGGACCCCACGGGAACGGGTGAGCATGCCTTTCAGCACGACGGCGAAAGCCGCCAATCCGCTGCGGGATTCGCGCGACAGGCGGCTGAGCCGGATCGCCGGGCCGTCCTCGCTCGTCCTGTTCGGCGTGACGGGCGACCTCGCCCGGAAGAAGCTCATGCCGGCCATCTACGACCTCGCGAACCGGGGGCTCCTGCCCCCGAGCTTCGGTCTCGTCGGCTTCGGCCGCCGCGACTGGAGCAACGAGGAGTTCGTGGAGAAGGTCAAGGAGTCCGTGACCCAGTACGCGCGGACGCCGTTCAAGGAGACGGTGTGGGAGCAGCTCTCCGCGGGCATCCGCTTCGTCCGGGGTGAGTTCGACGACGACGAGGCGTTCAAGAACCTCAAGGAGTGCATCGACGAGCTGGACCAGAGCAGGGGGACCCGGGGCAACCACGCGTTCTACCTCTCGATCCCGCCGAATGCGTTCGAGGCGGTGTGCCAGAAGCTCTCCGAGCATGGCCTGGCGCGCCCGGACGAGGGCCAGTGGCGCCGCGTGGTCATCGAGAAGCCGTTCGGGCACGATCTCGAGTCCGCCCGCGAACTGAACAGCATCGTCGAGGAGGTCTTCCCTCCGGACGCGGTGTTCCGCATCGACCACTACCTGGGCAAGGAGACCGTCCAGAACATCCTCGCGCTGCGCTTCGCGAACCAGCTCTTCGAGCCGCTGTGGAACGCGAACTACGTCGACCACGTGCAGATCACCATGGCCGAGGACATCGGGATCGGCAGCCGGGCAGGCTATTACGACGGCGTGGGCGCGGCCCGCGACGTCATCCAGAACCACCTGCTCCAGCTGCTCGCCCTGACGGCGATGGAGGAACCGATCTCGTTCGATGCCGACCACCTCCGCGCGGAGAAGGAGAAGGTCCTCGCGGCCGTCGCCCTGCCGAAGGACCTGTCCGGACGGTCCGCGCGCGGCCAGTACGAGGCCGGGTGGCAGGGCGGGGAACGCGTGAACGGCTTCCTCGAGGAGGAGGGCATCCCCGCGCACTCCACCACCGAGAGCTTCGCCGCGCTGCGGCTCGACATCAACACGCGCCGCTGGGCCGGGGTGCCGTTCTACCTGCGCGCGGGCAAGCGCCTCGGGCGCAGGGTCACGGAGATCGCCGTCGTCTTCAAGCGGGCTCCCAATCTCCTGTTCCGCGACCACAACGAGGAGGACTTCGGACAGAACGCCGTCGTCATCCGGGTGCAGCCCGACGAGGGCGTGACGATCCGGTTCGGCTCGAAGGTGCCCGGAACGCAGACCGAGGTCCGCGACGTGACCATGGACTTCGGCTACGGCCACTCCTTCACGGAATCCAGTCCCGAAGCCTACGAGCGCCTCATCCTCGACGTCCTGCTCGGCGAGCCCCCGCTCTTCCCTCGCCAGGAGGAAGTGGAGCTGTCCTGGAAGATCCTCGACCCGTTCGAGCAGTACTGGGAGTCCCTCGATGGACAGCCCGAGCCCTACGTACCCGGCAGCTGGGGCCCCGCATCCGCGGACGAGCTGCTGGCAGCCGACGGACGTACCTGGAGAAGGCCATGATCGTAGACCTGCCCGACACCACCACCTCGAAGGTGTCGAAGGAACTGATGGCGATGCGCGAACGCGGCGGCGTCGTCGCGCTCGGCCGCGTGCTGACGCTCGTCGTCATCACGAAGTCCGGCTACGAGGAGCAGGCCATCGACGCGGCGAACGAGGCCAGCCGTGAACACCCGTGCCGCATCATCGTCCTCGCCGAGGAATCCCCGGACGAGCCCACCCGGCTCGACGGCCAGATCCGCGTCGGCGGCGACGCCGGGGCATCGGAGGTGGTCGTGCTCCGGGGGTACGGCGAGCTGGCGCACGAGAACGAGTCCCTCGTCTCCGCGCTCCTGCTGCCGGACGCGCCGATCGTGGCCTGGTGGCCGCACGGGGTCCCGGAAGCAGCATGCCGGACGTCGATCGGCAGCATCGCGCACCGCCGGATCACCGATTCCGCGAACGAGGCGGACCCGACGGACGCGCTGTTCAACATCAGCAGCACCTACGCTGCCGGTGACACGGACCTCGCCTGGACGCGCCTGACCAACTGGCGCATCCAGCTCGCGGCCGTGATGGACCAGCTGGAGGGCGACGAGCCCATCACCGCGGTCACAGTCGAGGGTGCCTCCGACTCCCCCAGCACGGTGCTGCTCGCCGCCTGGCTGACCAGGGCGCTGGATGCCCCCGTCACCATCGTGTCGGGACCTGCCGGGACGGGCCTCAAGCGCGTGCGCCTGGCCAGGAGCGGCGGCGATGTCGAGTTGCACCGTCCGGGCCACGACGTC includes:
- the zwf gene encoding glucose-6-phosphate dehydrogenase, giving the protein MPFSTTAKAANPLRDSRDRRLSRIAGPSSLVLFGVTGDLARKKLMPAIYDLANRGLLPPSFGLVGFGRRDWSNEEFVEKVKESVTQYARTPFKETVWEQLSAGIRFVRGEFDDDEAFKNLKECIDELDQSRGTRGNHAFYLSIPPNAFEAVCQKLSEHGLARPDEGQWRRVVIEKPFGHDLESARELNSIVEEVFPPDAVFRIDHYLGKETVQNILALRFANQLFEPLWNANYVDHVQITMAEDIGIGSRAGYYDGVGAARDVIQNHLLQLLALTAMEEPISFDADHLRAEKEKVLAAVALPKDLSGRSARGQYEAGWQGGERVNGFLEEEGIPAHSTTESFAALRLDINTRRWAGVPFYLRAGKRLGRRVTEIAVVFKRAPNLLFRDHNEEDFGQNAVVIRVQPDEGVTIRFGSKVPGTQTEVRDVTMDFGYGHSFTESSPEAYERLILDVLLGEPPLFPRQEEVELSWKILDPFEQYWESLDGQPEPYVPGSWGPASADELLAADGRTWRRP
- a CDS encoding glucose-6-phosphate dehydrogenase assembly protein OpcA, encoding MIVDLPDTTTSKVSKELMAMRERGGVVALGRVLTLVVITKSGYEEQAIDAANEASREHPCRIIVLAEESPDEPTRLDGQIRVGGDAGASEVVVLRGYGELAHENESLVSALLLPDAPIVAWWPHGVPEAACRTSIGSIAHRRITDSANEADPTDALFNISSTYAAGDTDLAWTRLTNWRIQLAAVMDQLEGDEPITAVTVEGASDSPSTVLLAAWLTRALDAPVTIVSGPAGTGLKRVRLARSGGDVELHRPGHDVAELHQPHQPVQRISLPRRSLRDCLAEELRRLDPDEVFGEVITEGLARTNLRSVRTSER